Within Sorangiineae bacterium MSr11367, the genomic segment GTCGTGGGTGCACACATCCTGGAAACGATCCCGTCGTTGTTTCCGGATGGCCGTGATCTCCTCCCCGAGCCTTCGTGCAGCCCGGACTTCCGCCTCGCGATGAGGGATGGGACCTTCGGCCACGGAGAGGTGGTCTTCTCGCGGATGCTGATCGCGCGTTTGCTTGCGGTGGGGGCCATCGACGAGACGACGGACACCATGGCTGCATACTTCATGCGCCTCGTCGATCTCAATCCCGATCAGCTCACGCCGTATCGACCTTCGCCCGACGAGGAGGGGCCCAATCCGCCGAAATCCGTGATTCGGTATCTGGCGCTCGATCGACTCGTGCACTCGAGTTTTTCGCGTGTGCCTGAAGCAAGAGCCTTCCTTCGAAAGCTCGTATACGCTCCCCGAGACGATCGCGAAGCGCTCATCGTTGCGCGCGTGGCGTACGGCGTCGTCGAGAGTCCTCGTTGGAACGAGTCATCCCCCGAAGCACGAAATCTCCTTCGCGCCTGGATTCCGGACGTCCGCCGACGGCTGAACGTGCCACGCGACGGGCGCACCAGCGGCGTGGATGCCATTTCGTTCGAGCTCGTGATGCATCACCTCGAGTCGATGCGGGTATTGGGATCTCACCTCCACGCCGATCCCGCGGCCCGCGCTCTCATGACCGAGATTGTCGGGAGGCGGGGCGACTATCCATTGACGAAAGGGCTCTCGGAGCGCTCCTTCGATCTGGCCGTCGTGGCGAGCGGCGCCCTCTATGCGCTGGATGTGCCTCGGCACCCGCTGTACCCCGGGCGCGCTCCGCCGCCGACGCGTACCGTGTTCTCAGCCACGAAGGATCTCGTTCCACCCGAGTATGAATCGGTGGGCACGGATGCGGGCCGCCAGCGAATGCGCGAGCTCGATGGCGAGCTGGAAGACCTTCGCCTGACGTATACTCGATGCGCGGTTCTTCGGGAGCAGGCGCATTGGGTGCCGGACGTCGATGCAGAAACTCGATTTCGCGACATGTCGTCGGAAATCTTTGCTTGGGACGGCTCGGTCCTTTCGACCGGCGAGACAGAATGTCGAATTCGTTCGGCCGCGGACATTCGTGGGGCGGGTGACGACGAGCGCATCGCCATGCTCGTACGTGTCCTGGAAACCACCGACACGTTCCAGATGCAGGATGCCGCCATCGCGGCCGTGTTGCGACACCCCGAATGGATCGCGCGGTCCAAGGAGCTGCGTCACTGGTTTTACCAGGTCGCCACGCGAACCGGGGTTCCCAATAGCACGGTCGGCGAATCGTGGCTCGCCGTCCACCCCGTGTTCGATGTGCTCCTCTCCTTTCTTGCCGACCGCGGCGAGTTCGCCAAGGGGCGGGCCATTCTCATCGCCTTCATGGCAACGATTCGAGAAGCTGCGAAACATGCGGAGACGTACACGAGCATCTACCCGTACGAGGTGGCCATTCTGAGGCTCTATTCCGTGGCCAGGTATGCGGTCGCGTTTGGCCTCCGGGGTGAGGCCGCCGCCCTCGTGGCGAGTCTTCCCGAGGGCGCTACGTATCAAAAATACGGCCCCGCGCAGCGCATGGCGTCGACGATGATCGAACTATCTGCGAACTAGGTTTCAGCGGCCGCCGGTCACGTCCACGATGGCGCCCGTCGTGTACGATGCGGCCGGGGAGGCGAGCCACACGATGGCCTCGGCCACCTCGTCGGCGGTGCCTGCGCGCTGCATGGGCAAATGGGGCGCGAGACGCTCGGCGCGGGCAGGATCGCCTCCGCTGGCGTGAATGTCCGTCAGGATGATCCCCGGACGCACGGCGTTCACGCGGATGCCCTCGGCGGCAACCTCGCGCGCAAGTCCGAGGGTGAACGTGTCGATGGCCCCCTTCGCGGCGGCATAATCGACGTACTCGCCGGGCGAGCCGAGACGTGCGGCGGCCGAGGACACGTTGACGATGCACCCTCCCGTGCCGCCGTAGCGCGTGGACATGCGTCGGATGGCTTCGCGTGCGCAGAGGAAGCTTCCGACCACGTTCATGGAGAACATGCGCAAAAGCCGCTCTTCATCCATGGCGTCGACCCGGCATTGCCGATCGACGACGCCCGCGTTGTTCACGAGCACCGTGACCGCTCCGAGCTCGGCATCCACCGTCTCGAAGAGGCGGCGCACCTCGTCCTGCCGGCTCACGTCGGCCCGAACCGCAAGGGCCTCCACGCCGAGCGCGGTCAGCTCGGAGGTCACGCGTGCGGCGGCGCCTTCATCGCGTGCGAAGTTGACCGCCACGGCGTAGCCACGTGCAGCAGCACACCGCGCGGTGGCCGCACCAATGCCGCGGCTGGCGCCCGTGATGATCATCACCTGCTTCGTGGTCATGGGTACGGCTCTAGCCCGAGCGGCCTGCTTGTCAACCGCGCGCGAGGCGCGCCGCGATTCCGTCGAGCACGCACTCGAGGCCCGCGTCGAAGACCGCGTCGGGCGACGGGTGCGTGGCCTCCTGCACGATCCTGGCAAGCATGGGAAATTGCCCGGTGGCGATTTGGCGCAGGACGTACGGGCCGTTTGCGGTTTGCCATGCGGCTTTGTCCATCCCGGTTTCCAGCTCCGCCCGCAGCTCGGTGGCCTCGCTGCGGATGGCCCCGATCACGTAGGCGTGGACGGTGCGGAAGGCCTGAAGCGCGTCGTCGATGTTTGCCAATGTGCTCAATGTGGCAAGTGAGGTTTCGAGGTAACGAAGCGCATGGGGCCCCAGATTCGGACGGCCGCCCAAGAGATCGACGAACCACGGATGCTGTCGGGTGGCTTGGCGCGTGCGATGCGCCATGCCTCGCAGGGCTTCGCGCCAATCCCCCTCGATGGGCCCCACGGAGAGGATCTCTCCGTAAACGGCATCCACCATGAGCTCGAGCAACTCCTCTTTGGTCGAGAGGTAGCCGTACAAGCGCATCGGCCCCGCCTCGAGCGCCGCACCGACTTTGCGCAGCGACACGGAGACGAGTCCCTCCGCATCCGCGATGCCCATGGCCGCGCGAACGATGCGTTCGCGACTCAGTGGACCCGGCGTCGGCCGCGGCGCGGGCTCGGGGCGGTCCCAGATCGGGGTGGACTTCGTTCGCTCGCTCATCTCCTTCGTCTTTGCGCTCAACCCAGGAGCGTTGACAATACGCCAACTTGGACCAATACGGTGTATCGATAGATACAGTGTATCGGAGGTCCCATGGAAACGATTGAAACGTCGGTGGTCGTGGTAGGTGGCGGGCTGGTCGGCTCGTCTTCCGCGCTTTTTCTCGCATGGCGCGGCGTTCCAACCGTGCTCATCGAACGGTACCCGGGCAGCTCGCCGCATCCGCGCGCCGTCGGTTACCGGTCGCGAACGCTCGAGCTGTATCGAGCGGTCGGGCTCGGTTCCGTCATCCCGCAGACGCCGCCGAACATGGTGTTGCGGCGCGCGCGGGTCGAGAGCCTCGCCGGGAAATGGATCCAAGAGGAGGCGCCCTGGTCGCCGCCCGAGAAGGACGAGGCGAAGGCCATCGAGCATTCACCCTGTCTGGGGGCAGCCATTGCGCAAGATCGTCTCGAGCCCATCCTGCGCGACAAGGCCATCGAGCTCGGTGCGGACGTGCGGCTTCAAACCGAGATGACGGCCTTCGAGCAAGACGCCGAGGGCGTGACCGTCCACGTGCGCGGGCCCGATGGGCGCGAGTACGCCGTGCGCGCGGCGTACCTGATCGCCGCCGACGGTCATCGCAGCCCGATCCGCGAGGCCTTGGGCATCGGCCGCACGGGGCGCGGCTTCATGCGGACCGCGCGCAGTGTTCTCTTTCGCGCCCCGCTCGACGAGTACCTCCGCAGCGGTGTTTCGCAGTTCAACATCGAGCAGCCCGACCTGAGCGCGTTCCTCACCACCTATCGCGACGGCCGCTGGGTGCTCATCTTTTCCGACGATCGCGAGCGGGACGACGCGGGGCTGCGCGATGCGATTGCCAAGGCCACGGGGCGTCCCGATCTGCCGATCGAGATCCTCACCACGGGCCGGTGGGAGTTGAGCGCCCTCATCGCGGACTCGTTCCGCTCGGGTCGCGTCTTTCTCGCCGGCGATGCCGCGCACACGCTGCCGCCCAACCGCGGTGGCTATGGCGCGAACACCGGCATCGAGGATGCGCACAACCTCGCGTGGAAGCTGTCCTCCGTTCTCTCGGGGGTCTCGACTCCGGCATTGCTCGACACCTACGACGCCGAGCGGCGCCCCATCGCATGGCTGCGCCACGATCAGATCTTCGCGCGTTCCGACTTCAAGGCGTTCGCCACGACCGAGGCGCCGCATGGGCCCGTCTTCGACGATGCTGCCATGGAGCTCGGCCAATTGTACCGATCGCACGCGGTGATCGGCGCCGGCGCGGAGCTCGCGCCTGCACGGCGTCCCGAACAATGGGCGGGGCACCTGGCACGCGCGCACCGCACGCGTGGGTTCTGCGCGGCGGCCACGAAAAGGTGTCCACGCTCGATCTCTACCAGCATGGCTGGGTCCTCCTGACCGAAGATGCCCGATGGATCACCGCGGCCGCCCGCGTCGGTTCCTCCTTGGGCATCGAGGTGCAAGGCCTGCGCATCGGCACCGATGTGGAGCCATTGGATACAGAAGCCCTTCGAACAGCGTACGGTCTCTCGCCCGAGGGCGCATCGCTCATCCGACCCGATGGCTACGTGGCGTGGCGCTCCGCCGTGCGGCCCGACGATCCGGAGCGCGCGCTTCGCGATGCGCTTGCACGCGTAGCGTCGCACGCGACGCTCTCCTGAGTCGGGCAATCGAGATTTGACGTTCCGTTCGCGAAATCGTCACAGAGATTGACGCCAAAAGCCGGCACCGTGCGCCCAAACGCGTCGCCTGAGCTAAAACGCGCGGACGCAGGGAGATAGAGCGATGATTCGATTGGGTCGGGCGGTGGCCGGGCTTGTGGCCGGTTCGTTTCTCGTTGTGGGATGCACGGGCGATGACGGCGCCAACGGCGCACCCGGGCACGATGGCAAAGACGGCGCGAACGCCGGCAAGACGGACAAATGGGGCGTTTCGGAGAGCGATCCCCCCGGTCTGGTCGGTCGTGCGGTGTTGCCGGCGGCGACCTTCGCACCCGGCCCGCCGTCGGGTGAGATCACCGGCGGCTTCTGGCCTTCGCAGCCGGTTCAAGGGTTCTCGTCCTTGGTCGATCTCGGCGATGGGTCGTTTTATGCGCTGGTCGACAATGGCTTTGGTGGGATTGAAAACTCGGCCGACGCCATGTTGCGCATCTACCGCGTACGGCCCTCGTACAAGACCAGCTCCGGTGGGTCCGGCGGCGTGGACGTGCTCAGCTACATCGAGCTCCGCGATCCCGACAAAAAGGTGAAATTCACCATCGTCAACCAATTCACCTCGCGGCGTCTTCTCACCGGTGCCGACTTCGATCCGGAGTCGTTGCGCGTGGCCGCCGACGGCACTCTTTGGATCGGCGACGAATTCGGCCCATTTCTTTTGCACTTCGATTCATCGGGCAAGCTTCTCGATGCACCGTATTCGCTGCCCGATTTCGAGCGCCCGGGGCAGTTCGTTCGCTCGCCGCAGAATCCGTGGCTGGAGGAGGCTTCCGCCATTCGCGTGATGAATGCGGCGAAGGCCCACGGCCGCGCGCACGGTGTGACCAAGACGCCGGTGTTCTCTCCGTGGCACGTTCACGTGGTCGATGCCGACACCACGGGCAACCGTGGTTTCAACACGCAGCGCGACAATTTCGACAAGCCCAACACGCCGGGCGCCAATGGAAATACCGGGCTTCAAGCGGCCAACGACGAGATCGTTCGCTTGACCAAGAGCCCCGGCTCGTTTCCGAGCATCCAGGCTGCGGGCTACCCCGTGGTGACCTGGACGGTGAACGACGCTCCGCGCATGAAGGAGATGCTCGACCTAGGCGTCAATGGCATCATTTCCGATCGGCCCGATATCCTTTACAGCACGATTGCCGCGTATGACGCGAACAAAGACGGCAAACCGGGCGATTTGCTCGATGCCGACGGTTTGATCGATCGCTCGAAGGTCGATGCGCAAGCCCACCGCGGCGGGCGCGACCTGCGGCCGGAGAATACGATTCCGTCGTACGAGGTCGGCCTGGACAATCTGATCAGCACCTTGGAAATGGACTGCGGGCTCACCGCGGACAACGTCCCCGTGATGTACCACGATCGGGATTTCCGAGGCTCTCTCCCGGGCGAGCCGAAGAAGTCGCGCCGCAAGGGCGGGGCAGCATTGCCGGTTCACATCAAGGACGTGACCTTGGCGAGCATCCAGGACGTCTCGTCTCCGATTCTCAACGATGGGGTCATCCGCACGGGAACGCCGCAGACGAACGATCCCGCTCTCTCCCCGGTGGCGCGCGCATTCTGGGCACAAAGGCATCGCGGTGCCGACGAAATTTACATGATGCCGAGCCTGGCGCAGGTGTTCGAGTTCGTCGACTTTTACGTCGATTATTACAAGAACGGCGAAGGCAAATCGCACGCGGACGCCGCCAAACGCTGGAAGAACGCGGCACGGATTCGCTTCAACATCGAAACGAAGTTGGATCCGCGCCAGCCGGATACCACGAAGAGCCCGGGCGAGTTCGTGACCGCGATTGCGGGGCTCATCACCGAGCGCGGTCTCGAGGATCGCGCCGACATCCAGAGCTTCGATTTTCGCACCTTGCTGCAGGTGCAAGAGCGCTTTCCGTACATTCGGACGGTGTACCTGTTCGGCGATTTCTCGATTTGCCCGACGGGGAAGGACGCGGACGGAAAGTCGTATTGCGACGACGGGACGAACTTCCAGCCGCTCGACATCAACGCCCCCGTGACCGAGTCGCTCTCCGACGCGAACAACACGCCGTGGATGGCCGGGATGTACTGGCCATACCGCCGCACCACCCTGGACTATGCGGTTCGCTCGCAGACGAGCGGTGGCTTCGAAGGCCTCGCCGTCTCGCCCGATGGCAAAAAGCTCTATCCTTTGCTGGAGAAGCCGCTCACCGGTGCGCCGGCGGGCCAATTGCTCATCAGCGAATTCGATACCGCGACGCGAAGCTACACGGGGACGCAGTTCAAGTATCAATATGCCGAACGCGGGGAATCGATTGGCGAGTTCGTGCTCTTCGCGGACCGGAAGGGCATCATCATCGAACGCGACGGAACGCAGGGGGACGTCAATGGTTGGAAGCGTCTCTTCCAAGTCGAGTTGCCTGCGGCTTCCGGCGCGGCGGTGATCAAGACGGATCTCGTCAATCTGAATGCGATTCCGGACACGCTGCAGCTTTCGGCTGGAACCGCGCTCGCGGGGGATGTGGGACTCGGCAATCCGTTTTCGTTTCCATTCCAAACCATCGAGAGCGTCCTGGTGTTGGGACCGCGTCTTCTGGCGGTGACGAATGACAACAATTATCCTGGCAGCATCGGTCGCCACAAAGGTCTGGGCCTCCCGGATGACAACGAGTTCATCCTGGTGAAGCTCGATCACGATCTCTATTGAGTTCGTTGCGCAAACCGCGCAAACCGACCGGCAGCTAAATCATCCCCGTGACAATGCGCCTTGCTTTTCCAAGGCGCATTCCTATACCTCGACAATCGCGCCGGAGACGAGGCGTGCGCAGTGCCATTGGATAATTCACGGGGTGATCCATATGACGTATGCATCCGCTCTTGCCCGCCGTTCCGCCCGACCGGCCATGCTGTTGGCTTTGTTCGTGACCGCCGCGGGATGTGGCAGCGACGGCGCGGAGGACTCGAAGGCGACGGACTCGGCCATTGATGTTACCGGTGGCATCAGCATCGAACTGGGGACTCCGGCCAAACTGAAGGTGCTCAGCATCGGGCAGCTGCAAGTGAACGGCGAGGACGAGATCCACGCGCCCTTCGTGCGTGCGGCGAAGGTGTGGCTCAATCAGATTGCTCCCGCGAACAATTTGGATATCACCTACGTCGAGAGTCCCAATGGCATTACGGACTCCGTGCTCTCGAAATACAATATGATTCTGCAGCTCAATTACGTGCCCTGGGGCTGGAATCGAACGGCACAAGCTGCCTTCGAAAAGTACATCGCCGAAGGGCGGGGCGGCTGGGTGGGGCTGCACCATGCGGGCTTGTATGGCCCCGAGGTCCAGCCGGAGGGGGAACCGCTCTGGACGTGGTATGGCAAATTCGTCGGCGGGATCAATTATCAGAACTACATTGCCTCGTTCGCCGAGGCCACCGTTCGCATCGAAGACCGATCGCACCCCATTTTCAAGGGCGTACCCGCGCAATTCCAGGTGACCAAGGACGAATGGTATACTTGGGATAGGAGTCCGAGGCCCAACGTTCAGGTCCTCGCCAACGTGGACGAGAACTCGTACAAGCCGCCGTCGGACATCAAAATGGGCGGCGACCACCCCGTGGTGTGGAGCAACCCGAAGTACAAGGCCAAGAACGTGTACATCTTCATGGGCCACCATCCCAATTTGATGGAGAACACCGCGTACAAGACCCTGTTGAAGAACGCCATCGTCTGGGCCGGCACACCCAAGCGATGAATCGTCGTTCGTTCATCTTGTCGGGAGCCGGAGCGTTGACCATGGCCGCGTGCACGAAGTCCGAACACGCGACCGCCGCGCTCCCGACGGATGGACGGATTCGTAGCGGCGGTGCCCGCATGATCGAGATCGAGGGCGGGTACCGCGTCTGGACCAAAAAGGTGGGCGATGCGCCCATCAAGCTTCTTCTGTTGCACGGAGGTCCCGGCGTCGATCACAGCTACTTCGAATGCTTCGAGGACTTCCTCCCGCAGAACGGAATCGAGTTTTACTATTACGACCAACTCGATTCGACGTACTCCGACAAACCCAACGATCCAAAGCTCTGGACCGTGGAGCGTTTTCGCGAGGAGGTGGAGGCTGTCCGCAAGGGGCTCGGGCTAGAGCAGTTCTATCTGCTCGGGCACTCCTGGGGCGGCATCCTGGCCATCGAATACGCCCTGGCGTACCAGGAGCATTTGAAGGGGCTCATCATTTCGAACATGCCGCCCGGGGTTCGGTCGGCGGAGGCGTATGCGCGCACCTTGCGGGCCGAGTTACCCCAGGAGACGCAGGCCACCCTCGAGAAGTACGAACGCGAAGGGAAGTTCGACGCTCCGGAATACTCACAAATCATGATGGATGTATTCTACACGCGCCATCTGTGCCGGTTGCCCCGCCCGTGGCCCGAGCCCATGGAGCGCATCTTTCGCCACTTCAACCGGGACATTTACAATTACATGCAGGGCCCGAACGTCATGCACGTCACCGGGACCTTGAAGGATTGGGACCGCTGGGCCGACGTTCCGCGCATCCGCACGCGGACGCTGACCATTGGCGCGAAGTACGATGAGGTGCCTCCCGAAGACATGAGGAAAATGGCTACCCTCATGCCCAATGCGCGCGCTTGGATCTCGGACAAAGGCGCCCATATGACCATGTACGACGATCAGCTGGCGTACGTCCGCACGCTCATCGACTTCCTGAAGTCCAGCTGAGAGTGGCGCACAATGGTAAAATCATTGTGCCCACCTCGACGAGGTTCTGGCCATCCTTGGAGATATGCGCTCATTCCGTTGGGGCTTATGGAGTTATGGCACTTGTGCTGGCGCGATCCTCGCGCTCGTGGCGTTCGTCGCTTGCAGCGACGACAACGATACGCAACCGGACAAGCCTCCCTCGGGTGGCGATGCCGCCTTGGATCAAAGCACCACACCGTTGCCGGACACCGGCCCCGCCGACAGCGGCTCGGTCGAGGGCGGGACGTGCGATCTCGATCAAAAGACGGCAGATGGTGGCCAATGTGATCTTCGCAAGACGCACGTGAGGTACGCCCACTTCGCCGCCCCGAGTTGCGAGGTCATCACACGGGGGCAGTTTTGCGATCGCATCGTGTTCCAGGTCTCTGCGGATGCAGGCGCCCAGGTTTCGGCCATTGCGCCGAGCTTCGAGTGCAAGGCTCAGGGCCAAGGTTTGCAATGCGTATGGGAAGACCCGCCGCCCCAGCTCGACGAACGCGGCTTTGCGCAGATCTGCGCGTTGACCACGAGCTCCATCGGTCTGTCGGACGAGGGAATCTCCTGCATGGTCTACATCTGAATCACTTCACGGCGCGGGCGCCCTGCAGGACCAGGCGAAAACCGAGCAGCCCGAGGAAGGCTCCGGTGATGCGATCCGCCGTCGTCTTGAATCGGCCGTAAACCGTGCGCGCCCGGCTCGTCGAGAGAACCGTGGCCACGAAGGAATACCAAAGCGTCTCGTCGACGATGACCATCAGCAGCACCGCCAAGCGGAACGCGAGCGACGCATCGCGCGGCAAGACGGTGATGAAGATGGAGGCGAAGAACACGGACACTTTGGGGTTCGCGAGCTGCACGCGCATCGCGCCGAGGAAGATTTGGGCATCGGTGGCCGCCGGTGCGCTCCCCGGCGCGGGCAGGGGATCCTTTGCGTGCTGCGCAATGCGGTAGGCGATGTAGACGAGGTACAGCCCGCCGGCGATCTGCGCCACCCGGTACAACTCCGCGACCCGCTCGAACAGCGCCGCGAGGCCGAGCAGGGCTCCCGCGGCCCACACGGTAGCACCTGCGCTCATGCCGAGCGCCGCGAGAAGGCCTGCCCGCCGCGAGCGGCTCGCAGCGGATTGCGCCACGAAAATGAAACTTGGACCCGGCGAAGCGCATGCGAGCAAATGGGCAATGGCCAAGGTGGCCAGCGAGGCCAGCATCGTGGGAGCGTCCATGAGGCCCAATCTGTAGGGTCGCGCTGGCACCTGCGACCACTGTTACTTTGCATGTCAATGGAGGATATGTAGGTGTCCTCGCGCCGCGCCCTTTGGACCATGAGATTTTCCCATGGGCCTATCGAGATCTCGAATCCGCGGCGGTCGTGGCCACCGCCGACAGACGGCACCCGCATTGTCACTGTTTGCCAATCTCGAAAAGGATTCGCGCAGTTGGGACGCTCATCGCTCGTTCGCAGTTCGCACGCTCATCTTAAGGAGATAGCCGGAGGCGCCACATGACCACCTGTGCGAGATGCGAAGTAGCGACTTGCATGCCGGGTAGCTCGTTTGGCGGGACGCTGAACCTTTCGAGTGCCATCGACAACATTGGCAATGATGACGGTTGAGTATTACGCAAACGCCCCGATTTTCGAACATTACTAAAGAAGCAAAGGAACCGATGGGACGGTAATCTCAATCATAGGTGTGTGCGCGTAAAGTGAGCAAGCAGCAAGAGTAACCATAGGTTATGCTTGGAGCGCAGTGCCCACGGCGACTCTGACTCCCACTCCGATTCCGAGCCCGATTCAGATCGCGAAGCGTTATGCGCTGCACGCTGAAATCGCATCGGGCGGCATGGCCGCGGTGCACTTTGGCCGCTGGTATGGACCCATGGGGTTCGCGCGCGTGGTGGCCATCAAGCGCCTGC encodes:
- a CDS encoding SDR family oxidoreductase: MTTKQVMIITGASRGIGAATARCAAARGYAVAVNFARDEGAAARVTSELTALGVEALAVRADVSRQDEVRRLFETVDAELGAVTVLVNNAGVVDRQCRVDAMDEERLLRMFSMNVVGSFLCAREAIRRMSTRYGGTGGCIVNVSSAAARLGSPGEYVDYAAAKGAIDTFTLGLAREVAAEGIRVNAVRPGIILTDIHASGGDPARAERLAPHLPMQRAGTADEVAEAIVWLASPAASYTTGAIVDVTGGR
- a CDS encoding TetR/AcrR family transcriptional regulator C-terminal domain-containing protein is translated as MSERTKSTPIWDRPEPAPRPTPGPLSRERIVRAAMGIADAEGLVSVSLRKVGAALEAGPMRLYGYLSTKEELLELMVDAVYGEILSVGPIEGDWREALRGMAHRTRQATRQHPWFVDLLGGRPNLGPHALRYLETSLATLSTLANIDDALQAFRTVHAYVIGAIRSEATELRAELETGMDKAAWQTANGPYVLRQIATGQFPMLARIVQEATHPSPDAVFDAGLECVLDGIAARLARG
- a CDS encoding FAD-dependent monooxygenase — its product is METIETSVVVVGGGLVGSSSALFLAWRGVPTVLIERYPGSSPHPRAVGYRSRTLELYRAVGLGSVIPQTPPNMVLRRARVESLAGKWIQEEAPWSPPEKDEAKAIEHSPCLGAAIAQDRLEPILRDKAIELGADVRLQTEMTAFEQDAEGVTVHVRGPDGREYAVRAAYLIAADGHRSPIREALGIGRTGRGFMRTARSVLFRAPLDEYLRSGVSQFNIEQPDLSAFLTTYRDGRWVLIFSDDRERDDAGLRDAIAKATGRPDLPIEILTTGRWELSALIADSFRSGRVFLAGDAAHTLPPNRGGYGANTGIEDAHNLAWKLSSVLSGVSTPALLDTYDAERRPIAWLRHDQIFARSDFKAFATTEAPHGPVFDDAAMELGQLYRSHAVIGAGAELAPARRPEQWAGHLARAHRTRGFCAAATKRCPRSISTSMAGSS
- a CDS encoding esterase-like activity of phytase family protein, yielding MIRLGRAVAGLVAGSFLVVGCTGDDGANGAPGHDGKDGANAGKTDKWGVSESDPPGLVGRAVLPAATFAPGPPSGEITGGFWPSQPVQGFSSLVDLGDGSFYALVDNGFGGIENSADAMLRIYRVRPSYKTSSGGSGGVDVLSYIELRDPDKKVKFTIVNQFTSRRLLTGADFDPESLRVAADGTLWIGDEFGPFLLHFDSSGKLLDAPYSLPDFERPGQFVRSPQNPWLEEASAIRVMNAAKAHGRAHGVTKTPVFSPWHVHVVDADTTGNRGFNTQRDNFDKPNTPGANGNTGLQAANDEIVRLTKSPGSFPSIQAAGYPVVTWTVNDAPRMKEMLDLGVNGIISDRPDILYSTIAAYDANKDGKPGDLLDADGLIDRSKVDAQAHRGGRDLRPENTIPSYEVGLDNLISTLEMDCGLTADNVPVMYHDRDFRGSLPGEPKKSRRKGGAALPVHIKDVTLASIQDVSSPILNDGVIRTGTPQTNDPALSPVARAFWAQRHRGADEIYMMPSLAQVFEFVDFYVDYYKNGEGKSHADAAKRWKNAARIRFNIETKLDPRQPDTTKSPGEFVTAIAGLITERGLEDRADIQSFDFRTLLQVQERFPYIRTVYLFGDFSICPTGKDADGKSYCDDGTNFQPLDINAPVTESLSDANNTPWMAGMYWPYRRTTLDYAVRSQTSGGFEGLAVSPDGKKLYPLLEKPLTGAPAGQLLISEFDTATRSYTGTQFKYQYAERGESIGEFVLFADRKGIIIERDGTQGDVNGWKRLFQVELPAASGAAVIKTDLVNLNAIPDTLQLSAGTALAGDVGLGNPFSFPFQTIESVLVLGPRLLAVTNDNNYPGSIGRHKGLGLPDDNEFILVKLDHDLY
- a CDS encoding ThuA domain-containing protein; the encoded protein is MLLALFVTAAGCGSDGAEDSKATDSAIDVTGGISIELGTPAKLKVLSIGQLQVNGEDEIHAPFVRAAKVWLNQIAPANNLDITYVESPNGITDSVLSKYNMILQLNYVPWGWNRTAQAAFEKYIAEGRGGWVGLHHAGLYGPEVQPEGEPLWTWYGKFVGGINYQNYIASFAEATVRIEDRSHPIFKGVPAQFQVTKDEWYTWDRSPRPNVQVLANVDENSYKPPSDIKMGGDHPVVWSNPKYKAKNVYIFMGHHPNLMENTAYKTLLKNAIVWAGTPKR
- a CDS encoding proline iminopeptidase-family hydrolase, which gives rise to MNRRSFILSGAGALTMAACTKSEHATAALPTDGRIRSGGARMIEIEGGYRVWTKKVGDAPIKLLLLHGGPGVDHSYFECFEDFLPQNGIEFYYYDQLDSTYSDKPNDPKLWTVERFREEVEAVRKGLGLEQFYLLGHSWGGILAIEYALAYQEHLKGLIISNMPPGVRSAEAYARTLRAELPQETQATLEKYEREGKFDAPEYSQIMMDVFYTRHLCRLPRPWPEPMERIFRHFNRDIYNYMQGPNVMHVTGTLKDWDRWADVPRIRTRTLTIGAKYDEVPPEDMRKMATLMPNARAWISDKGAHMTMYDDQLAYVRTLIDFLKSS
- a CDS encoding LysE family transporter codes for the protein MDAPTMLASLATLAIAHLLACASPGPSFIFVAQSAASRSRRAGLLAALGMSAGATVWAAGALLGLAALFERVAELYRVAQIAGGLYLVYIAYRIAQHAKDPLPAPGSAPAATDAQIFLGAMRVQLANPKVSVFFASIFITVLPRDASLAFRLAVLLMVIVDETLWYSFVATVLSTSRARTVYGRFKTTADRITGAFLGLLGFRLVLQGARAVK